A single region of the Rhodococcus sp. W8901 genome encodes:
- a CDS encoding phosphotransferase family protein — translation MSTAESTPVANEAGVIESRLTLIMSRATQDPSLRVENLRRVPAGASRHTWSFDAYGETTERQELILRIDAPGAFEAESMNRESALMTAAGRARVPSPRVVTSGSGDDELGAAYIVMSRVEGESIPRKILRDSEYSSARPRMAGQCGQILARIHSIDPASVAGLEERDELDTWRKTLSDTGRAHPAFELAIRWLDQNRPPAAARRVVHGDFRLGNFIVGPEGIRAVLDWELAHLGDPLEDLGWLCVKTWRFGQQPPVGGFGTVDDLVAAYEAEGGSTVDRDALHWWLVLGTLKWGILCLHQAERHLSGATRSVELAAIGRRVSETEWDLLELLP, via the coding sequence GTGTCCACCGCAGAATCGACCCCGGTTGCAAACGAGGCCGGCGTGATAGAAAGCCGGCTCACGCTCATCATGAGCCGCGCCACCCAGGACCCATCACTGCGCGTGGAGAACCTGCGCCGCGTCCCCGCAGGGGCATCACGACACACATGGTCGTTCGATGCATACGGGGAGACGACCGAGCGCCAGGAACTGATTCTGCGAATCGACGCGCCCGGCGCGTTCGAGGCAGAGTCGATGAACCGCGAGTCCGCCCTGATGACGGCCGCGGGTCGCGCCCGGGTGCCGTCCCCGAGGGTTGTGACCTCCGGCAGCGGTGACGATGAACTCGGTGCCGCGTACATCGTGATGAGCCGAGTCGAGGGTGAGTCCATCCCACGAAAAATCCTGCGCGACAGCGAATACTCGTCGGCCCGTCCGCGAATGGCGGGACAGTGTGGCCAGATCCTGGCACGCATCCACAGCATCGATCCCGCATCGGTCGCCGGCCTCGAGGAGCGCGACGAGCTCGACACGTGGCGCAAGACCCTGTCGGACACCGGTCGAGCGCACCCCGCTTTCGAGCTCGCGATTCGATGGCTGGACCAGAACCGTCCGCCTGCCGCGGCACGCCGAGTCGTCCATGGCGACTTCCGTCTGGGGAACTTCATCGTCGGCCCCGAAGGCATTCGTGCCGTGCTCGATTGGGAGTTGGCCCACCTCGGAGATCCACTCGAAGACCTCGGCTGGCTGTGCGTGAAGACGTGGCGCTTCGGCCAGCAGCCTCCGGTGGGTGGATTCGGAACCGTCGACGATCTGGTCGCAGCTTACGAAGCAGAGGGCGGATCGACCGTCGATCGCGACGCCCTCCACTGGTGGTTGGTTCTCGGCACACTCAAGTGGGGAATCCTGTGCCTCCATCAGGCGGAACGGCACCTTTCCGGGGCCACCCGCTCGGTGGAACTCGCAGCGATCGGGCGCCGCGTCAGTGAGACCGAATGGGACCTCCTCGAGCTTCTTCCCTGA
- a CDS encoding VOC family protein, with amino-acid sequence MTNSEFDITGINHLALVCSDMERTVDFYSNVLGMPLVKTLELPDGGGQHFFFDLGGGNHLAFFWFPDAPPAAPGIAAAVTIPGKGEITSAIGSMNHVAFTIPADKFDEYRAKLKSKGVRVGYILNHDDSESGVASEMHDGVFVRSLYFQDPDGILLEFAAYTRELTSADVRHRPAKAANAAAI; translated from the coding sequence TTGACGAATTCCGAGTTCGACATCACCGGAATCAATCATCTGGCGCTCGTGTGTTCTGACATGGAGCGCACCGTGGACTTCTACAGCAACGTGCTGGGGATGCCTCTGGTCAAGACGCTCGAGCTCCCGGACGGTGGGGGGCAGCACTTCTTCTTCGACCTCGGTGGCGGGAACCACCTGGCGTTCTTCTGGTTCCCCGATGCTCCGCCGGCCGCGCCGGGAATCGCCGCGGCCGTGACCATTCCCGGCAAGGGCGAAATCACCAGTGCCATCGGCTCGATGAACCACGTGGCGTTCACGATCCCGGCGGACAAGTTCGACGAGTATCGGGCCAAGCTCAAGAGCAAGGGTGTCCGGGTCGGCTACATCCTCAATCACGATGACAGCGAGTCCGGTGTCGCGTCCGAGATGCACGACGGAGTCTTCGTGCGCTCGCTGTACTTCCAGGATCCCGACGGGATCCTGCTCGAGTTCGCCGCGTACACCCGCGAGCTGACCTCCGCCGATGTCCGACACCGTCCGGCCAAGGCCGCCAACGCGGCCGCGATCTGA
- a CDS encoding DUF6285 domain-containing protein: protein MTAPETLYDVPTAAELVTAVREFLADKVIDELDGAVRFHARVAINALAIVERELEHGAADTSEHRDRLAQLGYADDAGLAEAIRTGREDSRLAEVKRLVTASVEAKLRVDNPGYLGGPA, encoded by the coding sequence ATGACGGCACCGGAGACGTTGTACGACGTTCCGACCGCCGCCGAACTCGTTACGGCCGTCCGAGAGTTCCTCGCCGACAAGGTTATCGACGAGTTGGACGGAGCGGTCCGATTCCACGCCCGGGTGGCGATCAACGCGTTGGCGATCGTCGAGCGAGAACTCGAACACGGGGCAGCCGATACCTCCGAGCACCGAGACAGACTGGCCCAGCTCGGATACGCCGACGATGCCGGACTCGCCGAGGCCATCCGCACAGGTCGCGAAGACTCACGATTGGCTGAGGTCAAACGCCTCGTCACCGCGAGCGTGGAGGCCAAGCTCCGCGTGGACAATCCCGGCTACCTCGGAGGGCCTGCATGA
- a CDS encoding TetR/AcrR family transcriptional regulator, whose translation MQDSALPVSSRGRATRERLVRAAREVFEEVGFVDARITHITKTAKVAYGSFYTHFSSKEEIFYEVASRLFEEMFAPDDTTFEGDTPRSRLDHANRVYWERYQQRARMMAIVEQVATIDPDFRDLRQQHRKQTTDRTARSIQHWQEQGLVPHDLDAQVAAQALGAMVDRTLYLRFVLGETDHADTALDTVNLLTIRALGLDRD comes from the coding sequence GTGCAGGACTCCGCCCTCCCGGTCAGCAGTCGCGGTCGCGCCACCCGCGAGCGCCTTGTTCGCGCCGCCCGCGAGGTGTTCGAGGAAGTCGGATTCGTCGACGCACGAATCACTCACATCACCAAGACGGCCAAGGTTGCCTACGGGAGTTTCTACACGCACTTCTCCTCGAAGGAGGAGATCTTCTACGAGGTCGCATCCCGGCTGTTCGAGGAGATGTTCGCGCCCGACGACACCACGTTCGAGGGCGACACGCCGCGGTCTCGACTCGACCATGCCAACCGGGTCTACTGGGAGCGATACCAGCAGCGAGCGCGCATGATGGCGATCGTCGAACAGGTCGCGACGATCGACCCCGACTTCCGTGACCTGCGTCAGCAGCATCGCAAACAGACGACCGATCGCACCGCGCGTTCGATCCAGCACTGGCAGGAACAAGGACTGGTCCCCCACGACCTCGATGCACAGGTCGCGGCTCAAGCGTTGGGCGCCATGGTCGATCGCACGCTCTACCTCCGCTTCGTACTCGGCGAGACGGACCATGCCGACACTGCGCTCGACACCGTCAATCTGCTGACGATCAGAGCACTCGGCCTCGACCGCGACTGA
- a CDS encoding SMP-30/gluconolactonase/LRE family protein, with protein sequence MQFSTLTTGLKFPEGPVALPDGDVLVVELHGGRLTRVAADGTKTVVANLGGGPNGAAIGPDGRAYVANCGGMHAFDVGGYIYAGGTPEDYAGGSIQAVDLETGEIELLYTECDGLQIRGPNDIVFDAHGGFYFTDHGKTNHLTSDRGRLYYATADGSSIREVASDMNGPNGVGLSPDGSRLYVSETFTARVWWWNVSGPGEIAGGEIVGGSGNGNFLYGSPDFRYFDSLGVEANGNICVASLSTPGICVISPEGKLVEFVAIDTDGDPGITNICWGGEDMRTAYVTASSTGKLLRFDWPRPGLALNNQASMAR encoded by the coding sequence ATGCAATTCAGCACACTTACGACCGGACTGAAGTTCCCGGAAGGCCCCGTAGCGTTGCCCGACGGCGACGTACTGGTGGTGGAACTGCACGGCGGCCGGCTCACCCGGGTAGCCGCTGACGGCACGAAGACCGTGGTCGCAAACCTCGGCGGCGGCCCGAACGGTGCTGCGATCGGTCCGGACGGCCGAGCCTACGTCGCCAACTGTGGAGGGATGCACGCGTTCGACGTCGGCGGATACATCTACGCCGGCGGCACACCCGAGGACTACGCCGGGGGCAGCATCCAAGCCGTCGATCTCGAGACCGGCGAAATCGAACTGCTCTACACCGAATGCGACGGCCTACAGATCCGAGGGCCCAACGACATCGTGTTCGATGCGCACGGTGGCTTCTACTTCACCGATCACGGTAAGACCAACCACCTGACGAGCGACCGCGGCCGGCTGTACTACGCGACCGCCGACGGGTCGTCGATCCGAGAAGTGGCATCAGACATGAACGGCCCCAATGGGGTCGGCCTCTCCCCCGATGGTTCCCGGCTCTACGTCAGCGAAACATTCACCGCGCGTGTGTGGTGGTGGAACGTCAGCGGTCCGGGCGAGATCGCCGGCGGCGAGATCGTCGGCGGCTCCGGCAACGGGAACTTCCTCTACGGATCCCCGGACTTCCGCTACTTCGATTCCCTCGGAGTCGAGGCCAACGGCAACATCTGTGTCGCATCCCTGTCCACACCCGGCATCTGTGTGATCAGCCCGGAGGGCAAACTCGTCGAGTTCGTGGCGATCGACACCGACGGCGACCCTGGAATCACCAACATCTGCTGGGGCGGAGAGGACATGCGCACCGCGTACGTCACCGCATCCAGCACCGGCAAGCTACTCAGGTTCGACTGGCCCCGTCCGGGACTGGCGCTGAACAACCAGGCGAGCATGGCGCGATGA
- a CDS encoding acyl-CoA dehydrogenase family protein, with product MTFDVPDHIRPMRDKVYQFMVERVEPSEPILDAGGSEARSLIANLQKEAKSEGLWALGHPAELGGGGLPFLDYVYINEVQGRSEYGQLALGTWTLQDSIMLNRHASPRWREAYLEPLVQGEISPSFGMTEPDVAGSDPTQLQTTATLDGDEWVINGRKWFTTGAADAAYTTVMCRTETDAAPHASFSMIIVPTDHPGYRIVRDTPVLGLSSGHYEVEYDNVRVPAENLLGERGNGFVIAQERLGPGRIFHSMRWLGQAQRAFDLMCHRLNERVAFGEPLANKQLMQQHVFDSYTEIQASRLLTLKAAEQVDRGDQARVEIGAVKVFGARMLHNVVDRAVQVFGAAGVTEDTPLSHMYRAARFARIYDGADEVHIQSVGRRILSEYRRGGNWEFGLR from the coding sequence ATGACATTCGATGTCCCCGATCACATTCGCCCCATGCGCGACAAGGTCTACCAGTTCATGGTGGAGAGGGTCGAGCCGAGCGAGCCGATTCTGGATGCGGGCGGGTCGGAGGCCCGCAGCCTCATCGCGAACCTGCAGAAGGAAGCCAAATCCGAGGGCCTGTGGGCGCTGGGGCATCCGGCCGAGCTCGGTGGCGGAGGGCTTCCGTTCCTCGACTACGTCTACATCAACGAGGTCCAGGGGCGCAGTGAGTACGGCCAGCTGGCGCTGGGCACCTGGACGCTCCAGGACTCGATCATGCTGAACCGGCACGCCAGTCCGAGGTGGCGAGAGGCCTACCTCGAGCCGCTGGTGCAGGGAGAGATCTCGCCGAGCTTCGGCATGACGGAGCCGGATGTCGCGGGGTCGGATCCGACGCAGTTGCAGACCACCGCCACGCTCGACGGTGACGAGTGGGTGATCAACGGCCGCAAGTGGTTCACCACGGGGGCCGCAGACGCCGCGTACACGACGGTCATGTGCCGCACCGAGACCGACGCTGCACCGCATGCTTCGTTCAGCATGATCATCGTTCCGACGGATCATCCCGGCTACCGGATCGTCAGGGACACACCCGTACTCGGTCTGTCCAGCGGACACTACGAGGTCGAGTACGACAACGTACGGGTGCCGGCCGAGAACCTGCTCGGCGAGCGGGGCAACGGGTTCGTGATCGCGCAGGAACGGTTGGGCCCCGGCCGGATCTTCCACTCGATGCGATGGCTCGGCCAGGCGCAGAGGGCCTTCGATCTCATGTGCCACCGCCTCAACGAGCGAGTCGCGTTCGGCGAACCGCTCGCGAACAAGCAGCTGATGCAGCAGCACGTGTTCGACTCCTACACCGAGATCCAGGCCAGCCGGTTGCTCACCCTCAAGGCGGCCGAACAGGTCGACAGAGGTGACCAGGCGCGGGTGGAGATCGGCGCGGTCAAGGTCTTCGGCGCGCGAATGCTGCACAACGTCGTCGATCGCGCTGTCCAGGTCTTCGGTGCGGCCGGCGTCACCGAGGACACGCCGCTGAGCCACATGTACCGTGCCGCACGGTTCGCGCGGATCTACGACGGCGCCGACGAGGTGCACATCCAGAGCGTCGGCCGCAGGATTCTCAGTGAGTACCGCCGCGGCGGAAACTGGGAGTTCGGGCTGCGCTGA
- a CDS encoding carboxymuconolactone decarboxylase family protein, producing MPRLRQVSRTEAQADIVLTMYDKLFGPDRDPVAEPGTEAGTPGDWWTVFALVPDVLKHAVRGFSLYRSPNRLLDPVLRELGQTRAGWLRGSQFVFSQHCKSLRSLGVSEERIEAIPSWGVSDLFTPLERAVLSYTDSLVTGGGRVDDGTFQVLKDGLTDEQILELTYITCLYDMHAVMSRALRLEFDDRDESIVEVAAPEGYAAVDVGAAISLSEDRR from the coding sequence ATGCCCCGTTTGAGGCAGGTTTCACGGACTGAGGCTCAGGCCGACATCGTGCTCACCATGTACGACAAGTTGTTCGGGCCGGACCGGGACCCGGTGGCCGAGCCCGGCACCGAGGCCGGAACCCCGGGCGACTGGTGGACCGTCTTCGCGTTGGTGCCGGACGTGCTCAAGCACGCAGTTCGAGGCTTCTCGCTCTACCGGAGCCCCAATCGGCTTCTCGACCCGGTACTGCGCGAACTCGGTCAGACTCGTGCGGGATGGCTGCGCGGCAGCCAGTTCGTCTTCTCCCAGCACTGCAAGTCGCTCCGCTCGCTCGGAGTCAGCGAGGAGCGGATCGAGGCCATCCCGTCCTGGGGTGTCTCGGATCTGTTCACCCCTCTCGAACGAGCGGTGTTGTCCTACACCGACAGTCTGGTGACGGGCGGCGGCCGTGTCGACGACGGTACCTTCCAGGTGCTGAAGGACGGGCTGACCGACGAACAGATTCTCGAGCTGACCTACATCACCTGCCTGTACGACATGCATGCGGTGATGAGCCGGGCGTTGCGGTTGGAGTTCGACGACCGGGACGAGTCCATCGTCGAGGTCGCCGCACCCGAAGGATACGCCGCCGTCGATGTCGGCGCGGCAATCAGTCTGTCCGAGGATCGCCGATGA
- a CDS encoding GntR family transcriptional regulator, whose protein sequence is MTTTPSTPSRVAYEQIRQAIIEGRYRPGQRLIEQRIAEEFSLSRTPVREALRRLEAEGLVHSEPNRGAMVRTLSLSDVADLYGLRARLEAYAAELAAERIEDAQREQIDAGIEAFAVALGMDAADPLDLVRAVDAANGQIHRGILTAARHERLSRLLERTTDVPLVFQAFRQYDRVQIERSHLFHQLIRDAIVAGDGLRASALMHEHVLQGRDVLLGHLAANDTKVDELFAIPSTRKGSGTDE, encoded by the coding sequence GTGACGACGACACCATCGACACCGAGTCGAGTCGCTTACGAACAGATCCGGCAAGCGATCATCGAGGGTAGATATCGGCCGGGACAGCGTCTCATCGAGCAACGGATCGCCGAGGAGTTCTCGCTCTCACGGACACCCGTCCGTGAGGCACTGCGCCGACTCGAGGCGGAAGGACTTGTTCACAGCGAGCCGAACCGCGGTGCGATGGTACGAACCCTCTCGCTGTCCGATGTGGCCGACCTGTACGGACTCCGGGCACGGCTGGAGGCGTACGCCGCCGAACTGGCCGCGGAACGCATCGAAGATGCGCAGCGTGAGCAGATCGACGCCGGCATCGAAGCGTTCGCCGTCGCGCTCGGCATGGACGCCGCCGATCCACTCGACCTGGTTCGGGCCGTGGACGCGGCCAACGGCCAGATCCATCGCGGAATCCTGACGGCGGCCAGGCACGAACGGCTCTCCCGCCTACTCGAACGCACTACCGACGTCCCCCTCGTCTTCCAGGCTTTCCGCCAGTACGACCGCGTCCAGATCGAGCGGTCACATCTGTTCCACCAACTCATCCGCGACGCGATCGTCGCCGGCGACGGCCTGCGGGCGTCCGCCCTGATGCACGAGCATGTCCTCCAGGGCCGCGACGTCCTGCTCGGACACCTCGCGGCAAACGACACCAAGGTGGACGAGTTGTTCGCGATCCCGTCAACCCGGAAAGGCTCCGGCACGGACGAGTAG
- a CDS encoding enoyl-CoA hydratase-related protein, whose product MSTIGSGVLTSLDGGILRITIDCAASMNAVLTETLDAIAEAFETYSMDPDVRVAVLTGAGRSFSTGGSEPAGSSCSARETSPSQRVPRQATAELRQPLIRNRHQGQRVTAPLVDLDADSAGQIYQRGCLFSSSPPRVAR is encoded by the coding sequence GTGAGCACGATCGGCTCCGGTGTCCTCACCTCTCTCGACGGAGGCATCCTGCGCATCACGATCGACTGCGCCGCCAGCATGAACGCTGTCCTCACCGAAACTCTCGATGCAATTGCCGAAGCATTCGAGACCTACTCCATGGATCCCGACGTGCGGGTCGCCGTCCTCACCGGTGCGGGGCGATCGTTCTCTACCGGCGGGAGCGAGCCGGCCGGCTCGAGCTGCTCGGCACGCGAGACTTCGCCGAGTCAACGCGTTCCGCGACAAGCGACCGCCGAACTTCGGCAACCACTGATCCGGAATCGACATCAAGGGCAAAGAGTGACAGCCCCGTTGGTCGACCTCGACGCTGATTCGGCGGGCCAGATCTACCAACGGGGCTGTTTGTTCAGTTCTTCGCCGCCGCGAGTCGCACGTTGA
- a CDS encoding ketosteroid isomerase produces the protein MNAIGDVADKFFAAVTAADVATLETLYSPDVVVWHNYDDIEQTRDESIRTLSWLARKAGPLEYVQIRRLLLDDGFVQQHVVELNGVAQGLRMPAMLRVYCDDKHIHRIDEYVDPGPLNVRLAAAKN, from the coding sequence ATGAACGCGATCGGCGATGTCGCGGACAAGTTCTTCGCCGCAGTCACCGCTGCCGATGTCGCCACGCTCGAGACCTTGTACAGCCCCGATGTAGTCGTCTGGCACAACTACGACGACATCGAGCAGACACGTGACGAGAGCATCCGCACGCTCTCGTGGCTGGCCCGCAAGGCCGGCCCGCTCGAGTACGTACAGATCCGACGGCTGCTACTCGACGACGGGTTCGTGCAGCAGCATGTGGTGGAACTCAACGGGGTCGCACAGGGTCTGCGTATGCCCGCGATGCTACGGGTCTACTGCGACGACAAGCACATTCACCGGATCGACGAGTACGTCGACCCCGGACCGCTCAACGTGCGACTCGCGGCGGCGAAGAACTGA
- a CDS encoding hydroxymethylglutaryl-CoA lyase, with protein MLGTRALSHGSGRAGVTVEIVEVSPRDGLQNESVQVSTAEKIELIERAVDAGLRRIEATSFVHPKSVPQMADAEAVMAGIPRRSDVSYSGLVLNRRGFDRALAAGVDEVNCVVVASETFSQRNQRMSVADSVRTVQDLVDDARSAGVLVSVTIATAFGCPFEGEVSEATVVELARRTADFGVDEISLADTIGVGVPRQVTRLVAGVAAVAPGVRLRCHFHNTRNTGYANAVAALDAGVTVLDSSIGGIGGCPFAPNATGNIATDDLVYLLERSGVVTGARLPQLIDASNWLGGVLGTPVPGLLVRAGAFPG; from the coding sequence ATGCTCGGGACTCGGGCGTTGAGTCACGGATCGGGAAGGGCTGGAGTGACGGTGGAGATTGTTGAGGTAAGCCCCCGCGACGGGCTGCAGAACGAGTCGGTGCAGGTGTCGACGGCCGAGAAGATCGAGCTGATCGAGCGGGCCGTCGACGCGGGACTCCGTCGTATCGAGGCAACCAGCTTCGTGCACCCGAAATCGGTGCCGCAGATGGCCGATGCCGAGGCCGTGATGGCCGGCATCCCCCGCCGCAGCGATGTGTCGTACAGCGGTCTGGTGCTCAACCGTCGAGGATTCGACCGCGCGCTGGCGGCGGGTGTGGACGAGGTCAATTGCGTCGTTGTCGCCTCCGAGACCTTCAGTCAGCGAAACCAGCGCATGTCGGTCGCGGACTCGGTCCGGACCGTGCAGGATCTCGTCGACGACGCCAGGTCGGCCGGTGTGCTGGTGTCGGTGACGATCGCGACCGCTTTCGGGTGTCCCTTCGAGGGCGAGGTCTCCGAGGCCACCGTCGTCGAACTGGCGCGGCGGACAGCGGATTTCGGGGTGGACGAGATCTCGCTGGCCGACACCATCGGTGTCGGGGTGCCGCGCCAGGTGACCCGGCTGGTCGCGGGTGTTGCCGCGGTGGCGCCGGGCGTTCGTCTGCGTTGCCATTTTCACAACACCCGCAACACCGGCTACGCCAATGCGGTCGCGGCGCTCGATGCCGGTGTGACCGTGCTCGATTCGTCCATCGGCGGCATCGGCGGTTGCCCCTTCGCCCCGAACGCGACCGGCAACATCGCGACCGACGACCTGGTCTATCTCCTCGAGCGCAGCGGCGTGGTCACGGGTGCGCGGTTGCCGCAGTTGATCGACGCGTCGAACTGGCTCGGTGGGGTACTCGGCACGCCGGTGCCCGGCCTACTCGTCCGTGCCGGAGCCTTTCCGGGTTGA
- a CDS encoding class I adenylate-forming enzyme family protein yields the protein MLFSDLLRRNAARFPDRTALSMADGSDSRTYLELHQRAMRLANGLSGLADPGDRVALLSENSLEYVEAYYGVPAAGMTLALLNYRLHPKEWVWILNDSGARVLLVQPKYLDLIADHRAELETVEHIVVIGEDTATFTSYEQLLSGAATTAPQIDISDDDDAWLLYTSGTTGKPKGARLSHRNLNTALIQSAIEHQPTPDTCFLNAMPLCHVAGFLTPLHQFRGGSVLMMSDWDPERWMQLVQDHRVTSGGFAPTMMQMLLAHPKIDDYDLSSLEWMGYGASKIPADVLRRTIERFGPVVYAGMGMTELGGNMLVLDKAAHIRAANGEEHLLDAVGKPMSLVDVRVVAHDGTECAPGEIGEIVVRGDQVTTGYFRNPEATAQAFEDGWFHTGDLAHRDDEGFIYIVDRAKDMIITGGENVYSSEVENAIYSHPDVLTAAVIGTPDDKWGEIVTAVVVPKPGVELTADDIVSTCKSQIASFKQPRKVIFTDAMPQTVSGKIRKNILRDQYTTS from the coding sequence ATGCTCTTCAGCGACCTCCTGCGGCGAAACGCCGCTCGCTTCCCCGACCGAACCGCCCTGTCGATGGCCGACGGTTCCGACTCCCGCACCTACCTCGAGCTTCACCAGCGCGCGATGCGCTTGGCCAACGGCCTCAGCGGCCTCGCTGACCCCGGCGACCGAGTGGCCCTGCTGTCCGAGAACAGCCTCGAGTACGTGGAGGCCTACTACGGCGTCCCCGCCGCCGGCATGACCCTCGCACTGCTCAACTACCGCCTTCACCCGAAGGAGTGGGTCTGGATTCTCAACGACTCGGGTGCACGCGTACTGCTCGTGCAGCCGAAGTACCTCGACCTGATCGCCGACCATCGTGCCGAGCTCGAGACCGTCGAACACATCGTCGTGATCGGCGAGGACACCGCCACGTTCACGTCCTACGAGCAGCTGCTGAGTGGAGCCGCGACGACCGCACCGCAGATCGACATCAGCGACGACGACGACGCGTGGCTGCTCTACACCAGCGGAACGACGGGTAAGCCCAAGGGCGCCCGGCTGAGCCATCGGAATCTGAACACCGCGCTGATCCAGTCTGCGATCGAGCACCAGCCGACACCGGACACGTGCTTCCTCAACGCCATGCCGCTCTGTCACGTTGCCGGCTTCCTGACGCCGCTCCATCAGTTCCGGGGCGGTTCGGTGTTGATGATGTCGGACTGGGATCCCGAGCGGTGGATGCAGCTGGTCCAGGACCACCGCGTGACCAGCGGCGGGTTCGCGCCCACCATGATGCAGATGCTGCTCGCACACCCGAAGATCGACGACTACGACCTGAGCAGCCTGGAGTGGATGGGCTACGGCGCATCGAAGATCCCTGCCGACGTTCTCCGGCGGACCATCGAGCGATTCGGTCCCGTCGTATACGCGGGCATGGGCATGACCGAACTCGGCGGCAACATGCTCGTGCTCGACAAGGCCGCCCACATCCGTGCGGCCAACGGCGAAGAACACCTCCTCGACGCGGTCGGCAAGCCGATGTCGCTGGTCGATGTCCGCGTTGTCGCTCACGACGGAACCGAATGCGCTCCAGGAGAAATCGGCGAGATCGTCGTCCGCGGCGATCAGGTGACCACGGGATACTTCCGCAACCCCGAGGCGACGGCGCAGGCGTTCGAAGACGGCTGGTTCCACACCGGCGACCTCGCACATCGCGACGACGAGGGGTTCATCTACATCGTCGACCGTGCGAAGGACATGATCATCACCGGCGGGGAGAACGTCTACTCGAGCGAGGTCGAGAACGCCATCTACAGCCACCCCGATGTACTCACGGCAGCGGTCATCGGGACCCCTGACGACAAGTGGGGCGAGATCGTCACGGCCGTAGTCGTTCCCAAACCGGGCGTCGAGTTGACGGCCGACGACATCGTCAGTACCTGCAAGTCGCAGATCGCCTCGTTCAAACAGCCCCGCAAGGTCATCTTCACCGACGCAATGCCACAGACCGTCAGCGGCAAGATCCGCAAGAACATCCTGCGCGACCAGTACACCACCAGCTGA